A region of Ornithodoros turicata isolate Travis chromosome 5, ASM3712646v1, whole genome shotgun sequence DNA encodes the following proteins:
- the LOC135396102 gene encoding uncharacterized protein LOC135396102: protein MRAARLFGDREAKAKVANMESENESDVSLSGGDSDEHVSGSGDELMLDDDLYSTDPMPLEPADHARDVAAANPRDDIFRCLCGVCDPQEPDERLCCHSVARVVEMCNSAAVQCITQHPLLRDICLRRELLVVYAPQFCRYDQHFRRLNPQDHSCLRFTAYSSFTRWVWGYLRPRNRRQVPGCVVRAIRREFPFTSYQGYQR, encoded by the exons atgcgagccgcgcgcctgtttggcgatcgcgaagcgaaggcgaaggtagcaaacatggagtctgaaaacgagagtgatgtttctctgtctgggggagattctgacgaacatgtaagcggtagcggcgacgagttaatgctggatgatgacctatactctacggacccaatgcctctggaacccgccgaccatgcacgagatgtggctgcggctaacccgcgggatgacattttcag gtgtctgtgtggagtctgcgacccacaggagcccgacgagcgcctgtgttgccattctgttgccagggtggtagaaatgtgcaacagtgccgccgtgcagtgcataacacaacacccattactcagggacatctgcctccgtagggagcttctagtggtgtacgcgcctcaattctgccgctatgatcaacattttaggcgactcaatccccaggaccacag ctgcctgaggttcacggcatactcgtcattcacgagatgggtctggggataccttcgtccaaggaacagacgacaggttcctggatgcgttgtccgagccatcaggagggagttcccatttacgtcctatcaaggctatcagcgttag